One window from the genome of Bdellovibrio sp. NC01 encodes:
- a CDS encoding TMEM165/GDT1 family protein, whose amino-acid sequence MDWKIFASTFITIFLAEMGDKTQFAALAASSQTKSTVTVLIAVLLALGLAGTMGVLFGRYLSQLLSVQILRYISGSLFILLGVWVLTHKN is encoded by the coding sequence ATGGATTGGAAGATTTTTGCGAGCACTTTCATTACTATTTTTTTAGCTGAAATGGGTGATAAAACTCAGTTCGCGGCTCTGGCTGCATCTTCACAAACCAAATCCACTGTAACTGTTTTAATCGCAGTTTTATTAGCCTTGGGTCTTGCCGGCACTATGGGTGTTCTTTTTGGAAGATACTTGAGTCAATTGTTAAGCGTGCAGATCCTGCGCTATATCTCGGGCAGCTTGTTCATTTTGCTGGGCGTATGGGTTTTAACTCATAAGAACTAA
- a CDS encoding exopolysaccharide biosynthesis protein — protein sequence MDLLQLEAIKGDLTLRRIVDILGEECHAVLLLFIAIPSIFPVQIPGLSTPVGIIISAVAIMLYMHRPPWIPRRYETLKISAKVVIRVSEIAERIWKKLSRVVKERWVFLHDGSFFRMLNLMIFVVNACLLALPLPIPFTNTVPGIAIVLCALGHVEKDGLFILLSYLWTLLVIAFFTSLAMGAKHFF from the coding sequence ATGGATTTGTTGCAATTAGAAGCAATAAAGGGCGATCTGACTCTGCGACGTATCGTCGATATTTTGGGAGAAGAATGCCATGCCGTGCTCTTGCTGTTCATTGCAATTCCATCCATCTTTCCTGTGCAAATTCCAGGGTTGTCAACGCCCGTGGGAATTATCATTTCTGCCGTGGCCATCATGCTTTATATGCACAGACCGCCATGGATTCCACGAAGATACGAGACACTAAAGATCTCTGCGAAAGTAGTGATCAGGGTTTCGGAAATTGCGGAAAGAATTTGGAAAAAACTTTCGCGGGTGGTGAAAGAGCGTTGGGTGTTTTTGCATGACGGCTCGTTCTTTCGCATGCTGAATCTTATGATATTTGTAGTAAACGCATGCTTGTTAGCGTTGCCATTACCCATTCCGTTTACTAACACTGTTCCAGGAATCGCGATCGTTTTGTGTGCCTTAGGGCATGTGGAAAAAGATGGTCTATTTATTCTTCTCAGTTACCTCTGGACTTTGTTAGTGATCGCCTTTTTCACATCGCTTGCGATGGGGGCAAAACATTTCTTCTAA
- a CDS encoding cysteine rich repeat-containing protein: protein MTKWILMGLMTMGVSFAAHAENACQQDMQTLCGTVEPGEGRMMKCMKENEAKLSPACKAQRDKMKAAMKDIKEACHDDYEKFCADVKMGKGRAMKCMKEHKDELSQTCKDEMMKHKKGKGKHHG, encoded by the coding sequence ATGACTAAGTGGATTTTGATGGGATTAATGACGATGGGTGTTTCATTCGCAGCACATGCTGAAAACGCATGTCAGCAAGATATGCAAACGTTATGCGGAACTGTAGAGCCAGGTGAAGGCCGCATGATGAAGTGTATGAAAGAGAATGAAGCAAAACTTTCACCAGCTTGTAAAGCTCAACGCGATAAAATGAAAGCCGCAATGAAAGATATCAAAGAGGCTTGTCATGACGACTATGAAAAATTCTGCGCTGATGTGAAAATGGGAAAAGGTCGCGCGATGAAATGCATGAAAGAGCACAAGGACGAATTGTCACAAACATGCAAAGACGAAATGATGAAGCATAAAAAAGGTAAAGGCAAACACCACGGTTAA